A single window of Watersipora subatra chromosome 9, tzWatSuba1.1, whole genome shotgun sequence DNA harbors:
- the LOC137404833 gene encoding UBX domain-containing protein 4-like, whose amino-acid sequence MQTVEKYWLREISVVEYAAVKMEMENVDIGEESGAVMNTSELLSIIQEYPAIYNKSSQCFRNQRLKLNAWNQVAERMKSSVAIYVRARAGPSGSGLKDIICEDSEYEQYRWLFTHIKQRGVVTSAQSESSAPSPILSPDPSSAPSPGPSSAPSPAPSPVSPSAPSTVPSSGPVAKPKYTSSRKRPWSKASKLESEADEIDKQILKALEKPEEEDEDKLFAMSIVPKLRRLKGRVKSRAQLDILRILDDAEFAEPAYQQQEQQQWSGETSQFIQML is encoded by the exons ATGCAAACGGTCGAGAAATATTGGTTACGAGAAATCAGCGTAGTGGAATACGCAGCAGTAAAAATGGAGATGGAAAATGTAGACATTGGAGAGGAAAGCGGGGCAGTAATGAATACATCTGAACTGCTCTCAATAATTCAAGAATATCCggctatatataataaatctagCCAGTGCTTTCGAAACCAGAGACTTAAATTAAATGCGTGGAATCAGGTGGCAGAGAGAATGAAATCATCGGTGGCAAT ATATGTCAGAGCAAGAGCAGGGCCTTCTGGGTCTGGACTAAAAGACATAATATGTGAAGACTCTGAATATGAGCAATATCGATGGCTCTTCACGCACATCAAACAAAGAGGAGTTGTGACATCAGCGCAATCTGAGTCATCTGCTCCATCACCTATTCTATCCCCTGACCCATCCTCTGCTCCATCACCCGGTCCATCATCTGCTCCATCTCCAGCTCCATCACCTGTTTCGCCATCAGCTCCATCAACTGTTCCGTCATCTGGTCCAGTTGCTAAACCTAAATATACCTCTTCTAGAAAACGACCATGGTCAAAGGCTAGCAAGTTGGAGAGTGAGGCAGATGAG ATCGATAAACAAATCTTGAAGGCTCTTGAAAAACCAGAAGAGGAAGATGAGGATAAACTATTTGCTATGAGCATTGTGCCAAAGCTTCGACGTCTCAAAGGAAGGGTGAAAAGCCGAGCACAACTCGACATCCTGAGAATTTTGGATGACGCTGAGTTTGCGGAGCCTGCGTACCAACAGCAAGAGCAGCAGCAGTGGAGTGGAGAAACTAGCCAGTTCATCCAaatgctttag